The genomic window CTATATTGTATTCTATGTTATTCTATgttattctattccattctattccattctattctattccattctattctattccattccattccattctattctagtccattctattccattctattccattccattctattctagtccattctattccattctattccattatattctagTCCATTCTACCTGCAGTGCAGTAGGTCCATTaggaaggaggggttgaggtctaCAGTGTACATCCTGCCTGTGTTCAGATCCAGCAGAGAGGACTCGGgtagagacaacaccacactgTCTGATCCCAACACACCCAGCTCTGCATCAACACCTGTAACACAGTTATACTgaggccatcatcaacacagttatactgaggccatcatcaacacctgtaacacagttatactggggccatcatcaacacctgtaacacagttacactggggccatcatcaacacagttatactggggccatcatcaacacagttacactggggccatcatcaacatagttacactggggccatcatcaacacagttacactggggccatcatcaacacagttatactggggccatcatcaacacagttacactggggtcatcatcaacacctgtaacacagttacactggggccatcatcaacacagttatactggggccatcatcaacacagttacactggggccatcatcaacacagttatactggggccatcatcaacacagttacactggggccatcatcaacacagttacactggggccatcaacacctgtaacacagttatactggggccatcatcaacacagttatactgaggccatcatcaacacctgtaacacagttacactggggccatcatcaacacctgtaacacagttatactggggccatcatcaacacagttatactggggccatcatcaacacctgtAACACAGTTATACTGGGGCAATCATCAAgacctgtaacacagttacactggggccatcatcaacacctgtaacacagttatactggggccatcatcaacacctgtaacacagttatactggggccatcatcaacacctgtaacacagttacactggggccatcatcaacacagttacactggggccatcatcaacacagttacactggggccatcatcaacacagttacactggggccatcatcaacacagttacactggggccatcatcaacacagttatactgaggccatcatcaacacctgtaacacagttatactggggccatcatcaacacctgtaacacagttatactggggccatcatcaacacctgtaacacagttatactggggccatcatcaacacctgtaacacagttatactggggccatcatcaacacctgtaacacagttatactggggccatcatcaacacagttacactggggccatcatcaacacctgtaacacagttatactggggccatcatcaacacctgtaacacagttacactggggccatcatcaacacctgtaacacagttatactggggccatcatcaacacagttatactggggccatcatcaacacatGTAACACAGTTAtactggggccatcatcaacacctgtaacacagttacactggggccatcatcaacacctgtaacacagttatactggggccatcatcaacacagttacactggggccatcatcaacacctgtaacacagttatactggggccatcatcaacacagttacactggggccatcatcaacacagttacactggggccatcatcaacacagttacactggggccatcatcaacacctgtaacacagttacactggggccatcatcaacacagttacactggggccatcatcaacacagttacactggggccatcatcaacacctgtaacacagttatactggggccatcatcaacacagttacactggggccatcatcaacacagttacactggggccatcatcaacacctgtaacacagttatactggggccatcatcaacacagttatactggggccatcatcaacacctgtAACACAGTTATACTGGGGCAATCATCAAgacctgtaacacagttacactggggccatcatcaacacctgtaacacagttatactggggccatcatcaacacctgtaacacagttatactggggccatcatcaacacctgtaacacagttacactggggccatcatcaacacagttacactggggccatcatcaacacagttacactggggccatcatcaacacagttacactggggccatcatcaacacagttacactggggccatcatcaacacagttacactggggccatcatcaacacagttatactgaggccatcatcaacacctgtaacacagttatactggggccatcatcaacacctgtaacacagttatactggggccatcatcaacacctgtaacacagttatactggggccatcatcaacacctgtaacacagttatactggggccatcatcaacacctgtaacacagttatactggggccatcatcaacacagttacactggggccatcatcaacacctgtaacacagttatactggggccatcatcaacacctgtaacacagttacactggggccatcatcaacacctgtaacacagttatactggggccatcatcaacacagttatactggggccatcatcaacacatGTAACACAGTTAtactggggccatcatcaacacctgtaacacagttacactggggccatcatcaacacctgtaacacagttatactggggccatcatcaacacagttacactgggccatcatcaacacctgtaacacagttatactggggccatcatcaacacagttacactggggccatcatcaacacagttacactggggccatcatcaacacagttacactggggccatcatcaacacctgtaacacagttacactggggccatcatcaacacagttacactggggccatcatcaacacagttacactggggccatcatcaacacctgtaacacagttatactggggccatcatcaacacagttacactggggccatcatcaacacagttacactggggccatcatcaacacctgtaacacagttatactggggccatcatcaacacagttacactggggccatcatcaacacagttacactggggccatcatcaacacctgtaacacagttacactgaggccatcatcaacacctgtaacacagttatactggggccatcatcaacacagttatactggggccatcatcaacacctgtaacagttacactggggccatcatcaacacagttatactggggccatcatcaacacctgtAACAGTTACACTGAGGCCATCATCACCACCTGTAACAGTTACACTgaggccatcatcaacacctgtAACAGTTACACTGAGGCCAGTTTAACAAACACACACTTGGGCTGCATCTGAAATGACTCCCTATTCCTCATATAGTCCACTTCTGTCGGTAACCAGGGTCGTGTTCATAGACACGTAACGGAGTGAAACACAGAGGTGTCTcaaccgtttaaaaaaaaaaactatatttccttttccattgcaaaacaatTGGCTACGGTGTGTCCTGATGAACATGCCCCAGGTCTAGCCTTACCTGAGAGGAAGAGACTGTGGCAGAGCAGCTCCTGTTGCCTGGTGTTGATGCAGTGCAGGAAGTGACCAGACAGGTAGACTACCACATAGTAACCTGGGCAGAGAACAGCAGGCTAGTCTACATTTATTCATCAGCTATCTTGGACAAGCCTCAAATGTTTTTGGTTGGTTTATTTGTTTGTTCTCTTATGTAAATGTCTACTGTACAATAACAATAAACATCTTATCACAAATAACTCCTAAAACCACTTCCTCAGTCCCAAGTAGAAGTAGCACTATCAGGGGCTGTGATAGGATGGATGGGCTGTGTGGGAGTGTTCCAGTAGGTTCTGAAGGGGTTGTGATAGGATGGATGGGCTGTGTGAGAGTGTTCCAGTAGGTTCTGAAGGGGTTGTGATAGGATAGATGGGCTGTGTGGGAGTGTTCCAGTAGGTTCTGAAGGGGTTGTGATAGGATAGATGGGCTGTGTGGGAGTGTTCTAGCAGGTTCTGAAGGGGTTGTGATAGGATGGATGGGCTGTGTGAGAGTGTTCCAGTAGGTTCTGAAGGGGTTGTGATAGGATAGATGGGCTGTGTGGGAGTGTTCTAGCAGGTTCTGAAGGGGTTGTGATAGGATGGATGGGCTGTGTGAGAGTGTTCCAGTAGGTTCTGAAGGGGTTGTGATAGGATGGATGGGCTGTGTGAGAGTGTTCCAGTAGGTTCTGAAGGGGCTGTGATAGGATGGATGGGCTGTGTGAGAGTGTTCCAGTAGGTTCTGAAGGGGTTGTGATAGGATGGATGGGCTGTGTGGGAGTGTTCCAGTAGGTTCTGAAGGGGTTGTGATAGGATGGATGGGCTGTGTGAGAGTGTTCCAGTAGGTTCTGAAGGAGCTGTGATAGGATGGATGGGCTGTGTGAGAGTGTTCCAGTAGGTTCTGAAGGGGTTGTGATAGGATGGACAGATCTGAGACAGATGAGTTGACTGACCTatagggatgaagagagggaggagatctgTACTACATGGACTAGGGGTGCCATCCAGAGCCACTGAGAACGTTTTACTGCAGCCTGTAGAGGGCAGAGAGGCTCTGGTAGATTACAATGTACAACTTGAAACTTAGAAGAACTTAGGATTTTCCCTGACGGAACTTAATTAGTCATTTGTGAATAATGTATGGAACTAATGCAACATGGTAAGACGTATAATACTGAACCTCTGTGCACCAGAACTATGGTGTATGTGATCTCCTGGTTGACACAAGCAGGCtggctgtaacacacacacatactccctgCAATCAACAGTAAGGAGCAGGTATTAAAACAACAAATTaatacaaagaagaagaagaagcagaagcagaagaagaagcagaaccagaaccagaagaagaagcagaaccagaaccagaagaaatagaagcagaagaagaagcagaaccaGAAGAAGCAGAACCAGAAGAATAACCAGAACAAGCAGAACCAGAAGAAGCAGAATAAGACGAAGCAGAACCAGAAGAAGCAGaaccagaagaagaagaaggagaaccAGAAGAAGCAGACCAGAAGAAGCAGAaccagaagaagaagcagaaccaGAATAAGCAGAACCAGAAGAACCAGAAGAAGCAGAACCAGAAGAAGAAGAACCAGAAGAAGCAGAACCAGAAGAACCAGAAGaagcagaaccagaaccagaagaAGCAGAACCAGAAGCAAAAGAAGAAGCAGCACCAGAAGCAGAaccagaagaagaagcagaaggaTAGCATTTTAACAATGTGGTATTGATTGGGGTCTTATTAAAAGCAACAGTGTTTTATTGGTTGAATCTTGAATGTCATTTTGAATAAGTAGCACAGTGAAGTGATTATGATCGTGGCCCCGGGCCGTCGTCAACCATCTTTAGATTTGATAGGCCTTTCAAAGAAACACTCATTATTTTTACGATTGGGAAGCCTGCAGCATTTCCAATTGTGCAGCTTGACTAATGCAATCTTGAGAATTGAGAAGTTGTATTAAATCTGGGCTCTGTGAAGGGAGTGTGATTGTGCTGGTGGTGGACTGAACTGTCCATTGATCAAGGAGTGACACAGTTCATCTAGATCACAGTAGCTACAGCACTTACCCTCTGTTTCCATTCACGTCCCATGTCAAACAAAAAGTAACGACAAACTCAATGAAAGAGGAATGTTCTCCGAGCATAGAACATTATCAACACAGTTCAGTACGGAGGTCAATCAGTTTATGTTCAACCAAAACCTGCCTGTGATATTGGTGATCACCaccatcctcatctcctcccGTTCCTGCTGCGTCTCTTGGTGATGGTCAAAGCCCAGGTTAACAAACCTAGGAGGTCAAACACACAAGGTGTTATCCATACAGCATGACGAGAAATGTCTGAATATTGATGAACTGTTTTCAGGAAATACACAGTTTAGCTGAAAAGTTATCTTATTTCATTTCACTTTTCATTCTGACCTCATACAGCTGAAAGGGTTAGAGGGCACCTCCAGTACGAGCTCAAACTGTCAGAAAGAGGAAGCGTTAAGTAGCCTGACCTGAAATCAAACACTACCCATGAAGTGTTCCTGATTGAATGATTTCTGCTGCTAAGTCTCACCAAGGTCTCACAGTTGTGGTCATGGCCGAATTGAACACATTTCAGCACAGCTTTTTCCTgacagagaaagaagggaggTCGTTATTGCGTTATCAGGAGGAATTTCTGCATTCTTCTTCACAATTCAAAAGAAACAGAGCATGTTAGTTTAAGGTGTTGTTGCCCAGGTCAGAGCCTACAGTGTgttacctacagtaccagtcaaaagtctggacacacctactcattcaagggtctttctttatttttattattttctacgttgtagaataatagtgaagacatcaaaactatgaaataacacatttggaatcatgtagtaaccaaataagtgttaaacaaatccaaatatattttatatttgagattctttcaAGTAGCCACCCTACtttggtttgtgcttagtggggactatcatttgtttttcaacaggacaatgacccaacacacctccaggctgggtaagtgctatttgaccaaggagagtgatgaagtgctgcatcaagATGACCTGgctctccacaatcacccgacctcaacccaattgagatggtttgggatgagttggaccgcagagtgaaggaaaagcagccaacaagtgctcaacatatgttggaactccttcaagacggttgtaaaagcattccaggtgaagctggttgagagaatgctagtagtgcaaagctgtcatcaaggcaaaggctggctactttgaagaatctcaaatataaaatatatttagatttgtttaacacttttttggttactacatgattccatatgtgttatttgatagtgttgatgtcttcactattattctacaatgtagaaaatagtacaaataaagaaaaacccttgaatgagtaggtgtgtccaaacttttgactggtactgtatatatggtatGTTACCCTGTGTGTGAGGTAGAAGAGTCTCTGTGTCTGGCTGTCCCACTGGACCCAGCTGAACTCCTCTGCCACCCTGTCTTTGGCCAGGCACTCTGGGCTCAACATCACCTGTTAGAACACCAGtcaacaggaagtgatgtcactacGGAACAGTTGTATTCAATTCCAGCTCTCTATAGTCTGTGACAGTGTTTCTTACCACTCTGTAACCCTCTTGTCTGACCAGCATCACATGGAGCTGCTCCACATCtgaaaggtcaaaggtcaaagtTCAAAGCCTAAACCCTGAAAGGCCCAGTGGCCCTACCCTTCCAAAAACAGAGAACAGTGTCATCTAATGTCTTTGTACCATCACAGTTAAAAGCTGTGACCCTCAGAGATTTGACACCACTTCACCTCCCAGATACTCACAGCCATCTTCTGCTACCAGCAGCAGGTGACTCTCCAGCACGgagtccctctctgtgtctggATGGAGGAACTGTATGAAACCAAAGATGACTGGTTAACATTCTTCGTAGTAGAACCAGGTTATAGCACATTGTTACATCCATGTAATAACAACCGAGGGGAAGCTTACTGTAATAGGTGTAACTGAtaagagtacagtagagtccaAGTACAAAACAATAGAGCTCTATACCTGAACTCTGACCCGGCAGTCGACAGCCTTCAGGACCTTAGTGTTGTTAATGGGATGGATCTCAATGAGGAGGGTCAGACATTGTGAAACTAGGAGTAGACCATTGAAAGGTGTTATATATGGTAATGATTAAGTTCACTGACCTGAAACAGCAGAAAAGTGCTTCAGTGCCTGTGCTGCCCTTGTGATCACTGCTGCTCATTCCAACACACACAGGTGACCGGTATAGTGCGGCCTACAGCCAATAGTTGTGTACAGTTTGAACCTGTCGTGTAGACTACACTTGAAACACTTAAAAACCTGTGGTGCATGTGTGGATAGATACTTCATAACATCCTGAATGTTACCCATCTGACTATTAGAGTTGTAGTGAATACAGCCACGGGTCTGTCTCCCTAAAGGCtcagagagaaccagagggaaacagagagctaGTTATCAGCAGGATATAGCTTACCACTTCCCTCTTCATAACATCCTGAATGTTACCCATCTATTAGAGTTGTAGTGAATACAGCCACGGGTCTGTCTCCCTAAAGGCTCAGAGAGAACCAGGATATAGCTTACCACTTCCCTCTTCATAACATCCTGAATGTTACCCATCTGACTATTAGAGTTGTAGTGAATACAGCCACGGGTCTGTCTCCCTAAAGGCTCAGAGAGAACCAGGATATAGCTTACCACTTCCCTCTTCATAACATCCTGTAGATTTACATGGTTTTCTGTCCAGTTGCATTTCTCTAATCTTCAGcttctgtgtttgtttgtatcagagttgggaggtgtgtgtgtcagtgtgtgtgtgtgtgtgtgtgtgtatgtggggcaggggggtgggggggggggtcgagcCAAGGGGAGACAGGTACCTGGTCTGAGGCGCTCCTCTGTTCTTGTCCTCTGTGCCAAACTGACCGCTAAAAATGAGATTAAAAGACAAGTATGTGAGGTGATGTGGGTTCAGTGACGTGACTTCAATACAATGGCTCTTGGCTGTCGGCTCAGTCACAAGACATTGTTCCTCTCTCGTGATGATAAGATTCTCCCACGGGGTGATCACAATCTTGGACTGGAAATGTCAGTAGACTGTATGTAGGAAAACCTGTATCTAGTCTAACACTGACACACTAGGGGAGGAGACACTGGCTCAACACTTTAGTGAGGATCCTTGTttcactgtctgtgtgtctttgtacTACGCATGTGTGTCACATAGAATTAGAATACCATGGATTCTAGAGTTTTATCTGTTCTACACCATAGAATACCATGGATTCTAGAGTTATCTGTTCTAcaccatagaattagaataccATGGATTCTAGAGTTGTATCTGTTCTACACCATATAATTAGAATACCATGGATTCTAGAGTTTTATCTGTTCTAcaccatagaattagaataccATGGATTCTAGAGTTGTATCTGTTCTAcaccatagaattagaataccATGGATTCTAGAGTTATCTGTTCTACAACATAGAATTAGAATACCATGGATTCTAGAGTTGTATCTGTTCTAcaccatagaattagaataccATGGATTCTAGAGTTTTATCTGTTCTAcaccatagaattagaataccATGGATTCTAGAGTTTTATCTGTTCTAcaccatagaattagaataacaTGGATTCTAGAGTTTTATCTGTTCTAcaccatagaattagaataccATGGATTCTAGAGTTTTATCTGTTCTACACCATAGAATTCAATAGAACAATTAAAGTATCTCTATGTTCTACACATTCTATTTCTAAGTCCATGAACAGGTCCTTACCCAGCAGAGTCTCCTCCTTATTCAGAGAACAGCTGCTGACACACACCTGCTTGTCAAATGTGTAGAGGAgctgtgaagagaggagagaggggttaggggagaggtgagaggggtaaggggacaggggtTAGGGGACaggggttaggggtaaggggacaggggacaggggttAGGGCCCATGATGAACACTACAAACAGCTGGTGGTGATCAGGCAGTGTACTAGGAGTAACCTCACATTCCATTAAGACTATGGACTGGcatatacacacatactcacccactcactcactcttattgtcacacactcacagtcaaacacacacagtcacacacacacccacacagaggaAGCTCTACCTTATTCAGTCTGGTATTGGGGTCGTATTTCCCGATCCTGGTGGTCCCTGTTTCCCcctgagagatgagaggagggaggaggaaagccATTACGGCTCataatgactgtgtgtgtgtgtgtgtgtgtgtgtgtgtaatgacctATACTTATGCCCATGACATCTCAGCTGTCTATGTGGGGCTTAACACTCCCTCACAGTCTGAGGATACTTTATGAACAACTCTATGTTATAAAGAAACGGAATACCTCTTAACCAGTAGCTCTTAACCAGTAGCTCTTAACCAGTAGCTCTTAACCAGTAGCTCTTAACCAGTAGCTCTTAACCAGTAGCTCTTAACCAGTAGCTCTTAACCAGTAGCTCTTAACCAGTATCTTATTCAGCTGCAGGGGTCTGTCATGAGTCTTTGGGCTTCTATTTGGAGCCTACGTCCCAgatccccatgggccctggtcaaaagtagtgcactatagggaatagggtgccattgggatgctgcactatagggaatagggtgccattgggatgctgcactatagggaatagggtgccattgggatgCTGCactatagggtatagggtgccattgggatgCTGCactatagggtatagggtgccattgggatgCACCCTAGACAGAGAGAATGTTCCCACCACAATCCCGAAGAGCACACTGTTGGTTATGTGTGGAACGTCACGCTTGACATACCCATTATAATGCTATGTGAATGCCCCTTGCCCAGTGTCCACTTACTTTCCAGGAGTAGAGGACTCCTCCATCCCTTTCAATGTTGAGGATCCGAGTGTCAACGATCCCTGAGTATTCTGTAgtggaaaaaatacattttgccaTTACATGTGTCACTACTATCATGGTATTTGTCACACATTGTCACCTTGTGCGTAAAGGCACAAAGTATACGTTTTGGATATTGGCCGAGCGATACAACCAGATAGCTCTTACCTTTGATCATTCCTACAGTCGCCTCTTTCTTAAATATACTTGACACCACATCCTGCTGCAAATCGAAAGTTGCGCTTAGTTGCAACATGTGTGCGGTTGACCTCCTCCACAACTTACTGATTTCCACGTCTATTATGCATCAAACAACTTATGAAGAAATGCCTTCAATTAGAGCCTCCGCGATTTCACACTATCCGGAAGACGCCATCCCTATAGCCTGAAGTTACAACTTGACATACAATGCAGCATCATGTGATAGTTGTAAATAACGTTGTGATGATAGTCCAGTAGCCGTTTAAGCAGTGTTTTACGCACCGAAAACAAAGCAGAAGGCGTGATTTGAAAGGGAATCACTTCCCTTAAGATCTGCAGCCATACAGTAATTTACTCAACTTCACACCGAACAATATTCACAGCTCGCTGTGCCCTCTTCATAGAGCCCTCCCTCTCGGGTCAGACAGCGGAGACGCCCGCTCTGATAGGCCGGACAAGCGATCACTCCGGTGGCTCAGACTATCTCACCGCCTTTGCTGCCTGCCTGGGCTGGGTGTCACCTGATTATGGACGACATATAAAATCAAGGAATGGAGGTGCTGTGCGACCACCAGAGGGtaaaacatacacaaacacagaagGCTATTTATTTAACATTCACAACAGCCTACTTTATCTTCGTTTTGCTATGTTGGTGTCTTTGTGTCCCTCATGCATTGTATCCTATTATTGAAAAGGTTACCCCATTGACCATTCAATCTACTAGTTTTAGCGCTATGTAATACTACCTGACAATAAATTAGGCTAGTTATAtcagcactgtctcactgtctcaagTTCGATTTTCATCAAATCTGCAACCTAGCTTTGTACCCACACGGTGGCGGTAGTGTATAGAAAACCTAATGCGAGCCGAACACTGTTCTGAATGAACCTACAGTAgcttatttattaatttatttaacctttacttaactaggcaagtcagttaagaacaaattcttatttgcaatgactgcctaccaaaccctaacccggacgacgctgggccaattgtgcgccgccctatgggactcccaatcacggccggtggtgatacagcctggaatccaaccaggatctgtagtgactcctctctCTAGCACTTAGTATACATTTCAAATGGAAACGTGTGAAACTGCTCAGATTATTAGGTATTGCATCAGCTACAACTACTGAGATACCATCAACATG from Oncorhynchus mykiss isolate Arlee chromosome 15, USDA_OmykA_1.1, whole genome shotgun sequence includes these protein-coding regions:
- the LOC110531910 gene encoding gamma-secretase-activating protein isoform X3, which produces MLQLSATFDLQQDVVSSIFKKEATVGMIKEYSGIVDTRILNIERDGGVLYSWKGETGTTRIGKYDPNTRLNKLLYTFDKQVCVSSCSLNKEETLLAVSLAQRTRTEERLRPVSQCLTLLIEIHPINNTKVLKAVDCRVRVQFLHPDTERDSVLESHLLLVAEDGYVEQLHVMLVRQEGYRVVMLSPECLAKDRVAEEFSWVQWDSQTQRLFYLTHREKAVLKCVQFGHDHNCETLVRLSSRNHSIRNTSWVVFDFRFVNLGFDHHQETQQEREEMRMVVITNITGSMCVCYSQPACVNQEITYTIVLVHRGCSKTFSVALDGTPSPCSTDLLPLFIPIGYYVVVYLSGHFLHCINTRQQELLCHSLFLSGVDAELGVLGSDSVVLSLPESSLLDLNTGRMYTVDLNPSFLMDLLHCSHRRPDAQRLAALHCLLLYMGPNAALELKIIDWICDNVMPFDTFDQIQEFILASLYRIIYKKCLSLDEVLPYSSVFEKKKVPEALDQVPDVTCTTELHAEPVFKGKARSLQGYWEELQWSTEKMKYFEAVPNPRYRASQNLPDWTKLLATLKSKNKKASNYLRHIEENTKQVLSMVDSWNLVQMLLNHEIGHRSTSTSHGPRTDNTQPHSLSHTLLSRSCSVSLSLCLSVCLSPVHTLSHTDHHSSFSTPISRLTEKLTFSSPPFIVLVIFSDCIVSVYPWRCPSVMKRPWRCPSVMKTMDMSLCNEDHGDVPL
- the LOC110531910 gene encoding gamma-secretase-activating protein isoform X2, translated to MLQLSATFDLQQDVVSSIFKKEATVGMIKEYSGIVDTRILNIERDGGVLYSWKGETGTTRIGKYDPNTRLNKLLYTFDKQVCVSSCSLNKEETLLAVSLAQRTRTEERLRPVSQCLTLLIEIHPINNTKVLKAVDCRVRVQFLHPDTERDSVLESHLLLVAEDGYVEQLHVMLVRQEGYRVVMLSPECLAKDRVAEEFSWVQWDSQTQRLFYLTHREKAVLKCVQFGHDHNCETLFELVLEVPSNPFSCMRFVNLGFDHHQETQQEREEMRMVVITNITGSMCVCYSQPACVNQEITYTIVLVHRGCSKTFSVALDGTPSPCSTDLLPLFIPIGYYVVVYLSGHFLHCINTRQQELLCHSLFLSGVDAELGVLGSDSVVLSLPESSLLDLNTGRMYTVDLNPSFLMDLLHCSHRRPDAQRLAALHCLLLYMGPNAALELKIIDWICDNVMPFDTFDQIQEFILASLYRIIYKKCLSLDEVLPYSSVFEKKKVPEALDQVPDVTCTTELHAEPVFKGKARSLQGYWEELQWSTEKMKYFEAVPNPRYRASQNLPDWTKLLATLKSKNKKASNYLRHIEENTKQVLSMVDSWNLDQKVVPLFQEEDSQQRALIGLMVDKLREHLNRHLPRLGKKKIDVLVVNYVAKLLELIRRMLESVWLKYKLGPLVLCLKQRGSSAEWAVFHVMCRILEATKTLCLPLPPGYHTLLSVLGVRCLPRHTFLQYVDHGVLQLTEPFVSRLMTDLDNSDANEELKFSILKRLPEVKLHFSLRC
- the LOC110531910 gene encoding gamma-secretase-activating protein isoform X1, producing the protein MLQLSATFDLQQDVVSSIFKKEATVGMIKEYSGIVDTRILNIERDGGVLYSWKGETGTTRIGKYDPNTRLNKLLYTFDKQVCVSSCSLNKEETLLAVSLAQRTRTEERLRPVSQCLTLLIEIHPINNTKVLKAVDCRVRVQFLHPDTERDSVLESHLLLVAEDGYVEQLHVMLVRQEGYRVVMLSPECLAKDRVAEEFSWVQWDSQTQRLFYLTHREKAVLKCVQFGHDHNCETLVRLSSRNHSIRNTSWVVFDFRFVNLGFDHHQETQQEREEMRMVVITNITGSMCVCYSQPACVNQEITYTIVLVHRGCSKTFSVALDGTPSPCSTDLLPLFIPIGYYVVVYLSGHFLHCINTRQQELLCHSLFLSGVDAELGVLGSDSVVLSLPESSLLDLNTGRMYTVDLNPSFLMDLLHCSHRRPDAQRLAALHCLLLYMGPNAALELKIIDWICDNVMPFDTFDQIQEFILASLYRIIYKKCLSLDEVLPYSSVFEKKKVPEALDQVPDVTCTTELHAEPVFKGKARSLQGYWEELQWSTEKMKYFEAVPNPRYRASQNLPDWTKLLATLKSKNKKASNYLRHIEENTKQVLSMVDSWNLDQKVVPLFQEEDSQQRALIGLMVDKLREHLNRHLPRLGKKKIDVLVVNYVAKLLELIRRMLESVWLKYKLGPLVLCLKQRGSSAEWAVFHVMCRILEATKTLCLPLPPGYHTLLSVLGVRCLPRHTFLQYVDHGVLQLTEPFVSRLMTDLDNSDANEELKFSILKRLPEVKLHFSLRC